A genome region from Paralichthys olivaceus isolate ysfri-2021 chromosome 6, ASM2471397v2, whole genome shotgun sequence includes the following:
- the LOC109634995 gene encoding specifically androgen-regulated gene protein, translating into MTKNDTWPRGVAMESLSNMDSAGSCESVISMNSGYSEDSMEHLSAEERACLMYLEETIEALEVQEDSGFSNDEPDAGLQADKMGRTNVNDIFSIKPDHEPPSHPVSAAATEDLIPSSLDVMTQPSGSQTPPSAPQSEALCVTTDGNGNPKIVTSSRLRQGQSNVASAKHLALIPPPSDFMDKPRPNVHLDKLRELHLSSNKPRGPIDLEQLRQRATVKRTLESSSMTQESPNMPPPEVLPGLSPPAIISSPQMSPPSNTAGLQMSLPMAAEPQMSPPPMAAGPPMSPPPMAAGLQMSLPPMSAEPQMSPPMAAEPRSPPAVAPKPKKLPANIILKSHKASASGSDGNSGHSFASSSDRMLDPIRFEALRKLGLLKGDEADPGPALSPGLSPRTRSSWGASHSPGSQAAPRTPPSITHVNSPPPVSFPLLSPAAVPPSVEAEAPDILPAPADFSDPIGPLTSDYEPSAAIGVSNADVQAQQNTPPLTPLKLTPPRIVGVKSATLERAGPGLRSSLAMEGSSNDGELSPRQLRNNRPRPASLGSGKEFSSTQRGAVTHQDPDSLRSLQVPRRSLPGPTVYQHSRDTQKLPRSEGISVLICPRSENEEDRREALKKLGLLRD; encoded by the exons ATGACGAAGAATGACACGTGGCCACGCGGTGTTGCCATGGAATCGTTGAGCAATATGGACAGTGCTGGGAGCTGCGAGAGTGTAATCAGCATGAACTCTGGCTAT AGTGAAGACAGCATGGAGCACTTATCTGCAGAAGAGAGAGCTTGTCTCATGTATCTGGAGGAAACCATCGAGGCTCTGGAGGTGCAGGAGGACAGCGGCTTCTCCAACGATGAACCAGATGCTGGGTTACAGGCAGACAAAATGGGTCGGACAAATGTGAATG acATTTTCAGCATCAAGCCTGATCATGAACCACCGTCGCATCCTGTTTCGGCAGCAGCCACAGAAGATCTCATCCCATCATCGCTGGACGTCATGACTCAGCCCAGTGGTTCTCAAACCCCCCCATCAGCTCCTCAGTCTGAGGCTCTCTGCGTAACCACAGATGGAAATGGTAATCCTAAAATTGTCACTAGTTCCAGGCTTCGCCAAGGTCAGTCCAATGTGGCCTCTGCAAAACATCTGGCTCTGATCCCACCTCCCTCAGACTTCATGGACAAACCACGCCCTAATGTGCACCTAGACAAACTCAGGGAACTTCATCTGTCCAGTAACAAGCCACGAGGACCTATCGACTTAGAACAACTACGTCAGAGAGCAACAGTGAAGAGGACTTTAGAGAGCTCCTCTATGACCCAGGAAAGTCCAAACATGCCCCCACCTGAAGTGTTGCCCGGTCTGAGTCCACCAGCCATCATCTCTAGTCCCCAGATGAGTCCTCCTTCCAATACTGCTGGTCTGCAGATGAGTCTTCCCATGGCTGCTGAGCCCCAGATGAGTCCTCCTCCCATGGCTGCTGGTCCCCCGATGAGTCCTCCTCCCATGGCTGCTGGTCTCCAGATGAGTCTTCCTCCCATGTCTGCTGAGCCCCAGATGAGTCCTCCCATGGCTGCTGAGCCCAGAAGTCCACCTGCTGTGGCCCCAAAGCCCAAGAAGCTTCCTGCCAACATTATTCTGAAGTCACACAAGGCGTCAGCGTCCGGCTCTGATGGCAACTCAGGACATTCTTTCGCCTCCAGCAGTGACCGGATGTTGGACCCAATCCGCTTTGAGGCGCTCCGAAAGCTCGGCCTGCTAAAAGGTGATGAGGCAGATCCAGGTCCTGCCCTGAGCCCCGGACTGTCTCCCAGAACTAGGAGCTCATGGGGAGCTTCTCATTCTCCAGGCAGCCAAGCAGCTCCACGCACACCGCCCTCTATCACTCATGTCAACAGCCCACCTCCAGTCTCCTTCCCCCTACTGTCTCCAGCTGCTGTGCCACCATCAGTTGAAGCTGAAGCTCCAGATATTCTCCCAGCACCTGCAGATTTCAGTGACCCAATCGGACCTCTGACGTCTGATTATGAACCGTCTGCTGCCATAGGCGTTTCCAATGCTGACGTTCAGGCACAGCAGAATACGCCTCCTCTAACCCCACTGAAATTAACCCCACCCAGGATTGTAGGTGTCAAATCGGCCACCCTGGAACGTGCCGGCCCGGGTCTAAGGAGCTCTTTGGCAATGGAAGGCTCCAGCAACGATGGTGAGCTGAGCCCCAGGCAGCTGCGTAACAATCGGCCCCGTCCAGCGTCCCTGGGGAGCGGGAAGGAGTTTTCAAGCACTCAGAGAGGGGCGGTCACCCATCAAGATCCAGACTCACTGAGGTCCCTGCAGGTTCCACGGAGGTCCCTGCCGGGCCCCACTGTCTATCAGCACTCCAGAGACACTCAGAAGCTGCCTCGATCAGAAGGCATCAGCGTGCTGATCTGCCCCCGTTCAGAAAATGAGGAGGATCGCCGTGAGGCCCTGAAGAAGCTGGGGCTGCTCAGGGACTGA